One genomic region from Salinicola endophyticus encodes:
- a CDS encoding (Fe-S)-binding protein, translating into MLQTLLPILIFAALAVGAAGAVRRIRLWRQGRRTPMRWHRLVLMPKRYLNDLHHVVARDKAIAHTHVATAGGFVAAMALALVVHGFGWRNPILGGLLLAASLCMFIGALAVNRRRIDPPAKLSKGPWQRLSKSLLAYSVGMFLVSLPLVGVAPTVLGGGVLALILLALVAWGLAEMLIGMGWGGPMKHAFAGTFHLAFHRRPERFDDQHRDVAHDVHRGSRSTALFPLDLTAKTLGVEKPADFQWEQLLGFDACVQCGRCQNVCPAYAAGQPLNPKKLIQDMVVGMAGGSDARYAGSGYPGIEVGKHHGGPTDAIVPQLVEAQTLWACTTCRACVEECPMMIEHVDAIVDMRRFITLERGETPEKGAAAIDNLIATDNPGGLDNASRLDWAADLDIPRIQQRPEGVDVLLWLGDGAFDMRNQRTLRALVKILRAAEVDFAVLGDEERDSGDVARRLGDEATFQRLAERNIATLSRYRFQRIVTADPHSFHVLGREYGAFGGDYVVKHHSTFIAELFDAGRLSVKAAEPGETVTYHDPCYLGRYNGEFAAPRQVLAALGVEVAEMERSGYRSRCCGGGGGAALSDVPGKARIPDMRMEDVRETGATTVAVACPQCTAMLEGVVEPRPQVKDLAELVAAALAEPAAAPTARNSTEAPEEVPA; encoded by the coding sequence ATGCTGCAGACGCTACTCCCCATTCTGATCTTTGCCGCGCTGGCGGTGGGTGCGGCGGGCGCGGTGCGCCGCATCCGGCTGTGGCGCCAGGGGCGGCGCACGCCGATGCGTTGGCATCGGCTCGTGCTGATGCCCAAGCGCTATCTCAACGACCTGCACCATGTGGTCGCCCGCGACAAGGCGATCGCGCACACCCACGTGGCCACCGCCGGCGGCTTCGTCGCTGCCATGGCGCTGGCGCTGGTGGTTCACGGCTTCGGCTGGCGCAACCCGATTCTGGGCGGGCTGCTGCTGGCGGCGAGCCTGTGCATGTTCATCGGCGCGCTGGCGGTCAACCGCCGGCGTATCGATCCGCCGGCCAAGCTCTCCAAGGGGCCGTGGCAGCGGCTGTCGAAGAGTCTGCTGGCCTACTCGGTGGGCATGTTCCTGGTCAGCCTGCCGCTGGTGGGCGTGGCGCCGACCGTACTGGGTGGCGGCGTGCTGGCGCTGATCCTGCTGGCACTGGTCGCCTGGGGCCTGGCCGAGATGCTGATCGGCATGGGCTGGGGCGGGCCGATGAAGCACGCCTTCGCCGGTACCTTCCATCTGGCCTTTCATCGCCGCCCCGAGCGGTTCGACGATCAGCACCGCGACGTGGCGCACGATGTGCATCGTGGCAGCCGCTCCACCGCGCTCTTTCCGCTCGATCTCACGGCGAAGACGCTGGGCGTGGAGAAGCCCGCCGATTTCCAGTGGGAGCAACTGCTCGGTTTCGACGCCTGCGTCCAGTGCGGCCGCTGCCAGAACGTCTGCCCGGCCTACGCCGCCGGCCAGCCGCTCAACCCCAAGAAGCTGATCCAGGATATGGTCGTGGGCATGGCCGGCGGCAGTGACGCCCGCTATGCCGGCTCCGGTTATCCCGGCATCGAGGTCGGCAAGCACCATGGCGGGCCGACTGATGCCATCGTGCCGCAGCTGGTCGAGGCGCAGACGCTGTGGGCGTGCACCACGTGCCGCGCCTGTGTCGAGGAGTGCCCGATGATGATCGAGCACGTCGATGCCATCGTCGACATGCGCCGCTTCATCACCCTGGAGCGGGGCGAGACCCCGGAGAAGGGTGCCGCGGCGATCGACAATCTGATCGCCACCGACAACCCCGGCGGGCTCGACAACGCCTCGCGCCTGGACTGGGCGGCGGACCTCGATATCCCGCGTATCCAGCAGCGCCCGGAAGGAGTCGACGTGCTGCTGTGGCTGGGCGACGGCGCCTTCGACATGCGCAACCAGCGCACCCTGCGCGCCCTGGTCAAGATCCTGCGCGCCGCCGAGGTCGACTTCGCCGTGCTGGGTGACGAAGAGCGCGACAGCGGCGACGTCGCCCGCCGCCTGGGTGACGAGGCCACCTTCCAGCGCCTCGCCGAGCGCAATATCGCCACGCTGTCGCGCTACCGCTTCCAGCGCATCGTCACCGCTGACCCGCACAGCTTCCATGTGCTGGGCCGCGAATACGGTGCCTTCGGCGGGGACTACGTGGTCAAGCACCACTCGACCTTCATCGCCGAGCTGTTCGACGCCGGTCGGCTCAGCGTCAAGGCCGCCGAGCCGGGCGAGACGGTGACCTATCACGACCCCTGCTATCTGGGCCGCTACAACGGTGAGTTCGCCGCGCCGCGCCAGGTGCTCGCCGCGCTCGGCGTCGAAGTCGCCGAGATGGAGCGCTCCGGCTACCGCTCGCGCTGCTGTGGCGGCGGTGGCGGTGCCGCGCTCTCCGACGTGCCGGGCAAGGCGCGTATCCCCGACATGCGTATGGAGGACGTGCGCGAGACCGGGGCGACCACCGTGGCCGTGGCCTGCCCCCAGTGCACCGCGATGCTCGAGGGCGTGGTCGAGCCGCGGCCGCAGGTCAAGGATCTCGCCGAGCTGGTCGCCGCCGCACTGGCCGAGCCGGCTGCGGCGCCGACCGCGCGTAACAGCACCGAAGCCCCTGAGGAGGTTCCGGCATGA
- a CDS encoding electron transfer flavoprotein subunit alpha/FixB family protein — MSVRRLDPHAERARRNRLHPRHLEFARPAWRWTSADGVTRINPHALGAIGPNGIKRIDRSGASVEAAAAGGPQASAEPSRRQVTIDTPTAYVAVVPELPEGRLSDHDRDLLGLARQLAEARGGAEAGVAVVAVAFQAEVAGLEEAGADRRIDLSSRVDADSYAPEARLAALAAVETALAPAHWIFADDFPGGGDLGRRLAARLALAGDAAARAATRVWQLSEGQTLSRAGDRQDIQRDVARVLLALPECAEPVSDTRHAATLLDLDASAGDASAAPGVIDRGRVAVDPQQIPLAQAPFILSAGRGVSDWDGYHHAAKVLGASEGASRVAVDDGYMPRARQVGATGTFVSASCYVAVGISGAVQHLQGITKCQRVVAINSDPSCDMVKRADFAIIGDGDAVLAAVCAQLGQPQPESGDSRHEEVRHDAA, encoded by the coding sequence ATGAGTGTCAGACGACTCGACCCGCACGCCGAACGCGCCCGGCGCAATCGGCTGCATCCGCGTCATCTCGAATTCGCACGGCCGGCGTGGCGCTGGACCAGTGCCGACGGCGTGACCCGGATCAATCCTCACGCCCTGGGCGCGATCGGCCCCAACGGCATCAAGCGCATCGACCGCAGCGGCGCCAGCGTCGAGGCGGCTGCGGCTGGGGGCCCCCAGGCCAGCGCCGAGCCGAGCCGGCGCCAGGTCACTATCGACACGCCCACGGCGTATGTCGCGGTGGTGCCGGAGTTGCCGGAAGGGCGCCTGAGCGATCACGACCGCGACCTGCTCGGGCTGGCGCGCCAGCTGGCCGAGGCCCGCGGCGGTGCCGAGGCGGGGGTGGCCGTGGTTGCGGTCGCCTTCCAGGCCGAGGTCGCCGGGCTCGAGGAGGCCGGCGCCGACCGCCGGATCGATCTGTCGTCGCGAGTCGACGCCGACAGCTACGCGCCTGAAGCGCGTCTGGCAGCGCTCGCGGCGGTGGAAACCGCGCTCGCCCCGGCGCACTGGATCTTTGCCGACGACTTCCCCGGTGGTGGCGATCTTGGCCGGCGCCTGGCCGCGCGGCTGGCGCTTGCCGGCGACGCCGCGGCGCGTGCGGCGACCCGGGTGTGGCAGCTCAGTGAGGGCCAGACGCTCTCCCGCGCCGGTGACCGCCAGGACATCCAGCGCGACGTGGCGCGGGTGCTGCTGGCACTGCCGGAGTGCGCCGAACCGGTCAGCGACACCCGCCATGCGGCGACGCTGCTGGATCTCGACGCCTCGGCGGGTGATGCGTCAGCGGCGCCGGGTGTCATCGACCGCGGCCGGGTCGCGGTGGACCCGCAGCAGATCCCGCTGGCCCAGGCGCCATTCATTCTCTCCGCCGGCCGCGGTGTGAGCGACTGGGACGGCTACCATCACGCCGCCAAGGTGCTGGGTGCCAGCGAGGGTGCCTCGCGGGTGGCCGTCGATGACGGCTACATGCCGCGCGCGCGCCAGGTCGGCGCCACCGGTACCTTCGTCAGCGCGAGCTGCTATGTCGCGGTGGGGATCTCCGGCGCGGTACAGCACCTGCAGGGCATCACCAAGTGTCAGCGGGTGGTCGCGATCAACAGCGACCCGAGCTGCGACATGGTCAAGCGTGCCGACTTCGCCATCATCGGCGATGGCGACGCGGTGCTGGCGGCGGTCTGCGCCCAGCTGGGCCAACCCCAACCCGAGAGCGGCGACAGCCGGCACGAGGAGGTGCGCCATGACGCAGCCTGA